The nucleotide window CATTGCCTTATAGTCTGCACAATGACCACTTAGTACGTCCGAACATATTGACCACTAGCAATTTGCTACTAAAGAATGGTGGTATTAAGCTAGGCTAATAGCTGCAAGTACTAAAATACATGCGGGCACATAAATATGCATCGGCAGATAATCCCTTTATACTAAAGAGACCTAAATGTTTTAACAGGAATGACAACGATAAAGCTTCGATTAAAGCAAAGTGACTTTTATCCCGCtacataatattctttataaagaATACTTAATACTGAACACGTATTAAGATATCATCAGATAAAATTCTTATAGCGATTGATTTATTCGAAATACTACAAATTTGGAAGATCTTTATGTGATACTGTCTTACTGTCAAGAGGTCTTTCTAACTATTACTTTACGAAGGTGTAGCACTTGCACTACATCTTTTGTAGAGTTCAAGGGGACAAGATTAACTAATCGCGTATTATTTTTATGGGTAATACCACACTATCCACTGGTCATCAGAAAAAACCGGGCACGCGTTAGCCGTTCCCTGCGCGCTCCCCTAACCACCTCGCCAGGTACGGACCCGTACGTAGTGAGGGGAAGGGATGATGGAAAATAATAGGGGaagaagaattttaaaatttatatttttttgcagCCGGCGCAGGTGATATAAcgcgtgcgcgtgcgccgcCGGCTCACTTGTGCGTGAAGCTTCGTTGCCGCCGCTCGCTCGCCGTACCGAAAGCTCCCACGAAGCCTCCCTTTACGCGCCGGCCAGTGCTTTTCCGATCGCCGCGCGCGCTACTCGTGTGCTCGTTTCCGCGACCGCTCGCGTAAACACGTACAATGTTACAAGAAATACAACTCGTTCAGGGCCAGACTAACTATGTCGTCGTCTCGTCGGGCTACCCCTCTGCCACTGTAACCAAAACATCTGCAGAGAAAAGGATTGTACCGATTGCACCGGCACCGGAAAAAAATTACGTTACACATGATACGCCGCCGAGTCTTCAGTATAGGAAGAAGGTGCATTTCAGGACTAATCCTTACACCGGACCTCAAGCCGCTTCGATCGCGAGGCGTAATGCTAGAGAACGCAATCGTGTGAAACAAGTTAATGATGGTTTCAATGCACTCCGCCGACATCTACCTGCCTCTGTGGTAGCCGCTCTATCGGGTGGCGCCAGACGGGGatctggcaagaaactcagtaaAGTGGATACGTTACGAATGGTCG belongs to Maniola jurtina chromosome 6, ilManJurt1.1, whole genome shotgun sequence and includes:
- the LOC123865868 gene encoding achaete-scute complex protein T3-like encodes the protein MLQEIQLVQGQTNYVVVSSGYPSATVTKTSAEKRIVPIAPAPEKNYVTHDTPPSLQYRKKVHFRTNPYTGPQAASIARRNARERNRVKQVNDGFNALRRHLPASVVAALSGGARRGSGKKLSKVDTLRMVVEYIRYLQQLLDESDAALGITRDQENRENIPSSNSQSITVTDMDDGFFYGSGSPCSEKADSPAPSECSSGVSSAYSAVDRYEVSTQQSLGPMDEDELLDVISWWQQK